The nucleotide sequence TAATAGCTTGGATCCATGGACTGAACATAACGCTCTGCTTACTTATTACATCCATAATTGTCTACTTCTTCATACATCACCCCCTAATAGGCACGATAACCGAAGCACACGCAATCATTGTCTGGTTGAAAACGTATAGTTATGCATTCACCTGCCGCGATCTTCGACATGCTTATCTCCACCCCTCTAGTAAAGAGGAAGATGCATTGCCAGAAATATACAACAAATGTCCCTACCCACAGAACATTACGCTGAATAACTTGACATACTTTTGGTGGGTTCCAACATTGGTTTATCAACCTGTGTATCCCCGGACCAACAAGATCAGATGGGTTTTTGTAGGTAAGAGGTTGGCAGAAGTTTTTGGTCTGAGTATTTTCATATGGGTTGCCAGCGCACAATATGCAGCCCCTGTTCTCCAGAACTCTTTAGACAAGATGGCATCTCTGGATCTTCCTTCTATCCTCGAACGATTGATGAAGCTATCTACGATATCTCTGGTCATATGGCTAGCAGGATTCTTCGCTTTATTCCAGTCTTTTTTGAACATTCTCGCAGAGGTCACAACATTTGGGGATAGGAATTTCTATGATGATTGGTGGAACTCGCCCAGCGTGGGAACATATTGGAGAACTTGGAACAAGCCTGTTTATCAATTCATGAAACGACATGTATTCTCACCCCTCGTAGGCAGGGGCTGGAGTCCATACTCAGCGAGTGTTGCGGTATTTACATTCTCCGCTATTCTACATGAATTGATGGTGGGTGTGCCGACACACAACATGATTGGTAGGTTCAAAGTGTGATATTTGTGCTGTCACCTGCTAACAATCTTTAGGCGTTGCATTTATAGGTATGATGGCACAGCTACCACTCATTGCTATCACGACGCCATTAGAGAAAATGAACGGCATAAATGGCAAGATCATTGGAAACTGTATATTTTGGGTATCTTTCACCCTGGTTGGACAACCCCTCGCCGCGTTACTTTACTTCTTCGCATGGCAAGCTAAATATGGAAGTGTTAGCAAGCAGGTCAAATAATAGCAATCCACATCACGAAAATGTCGGCTGTTTTAAGAGCACCTTGTTTCAGTCTTTAGATACAAGtagaatgaaaattatatgagCTTAGCGGCTCTCAGCATGTGTGGTTACTACACTTACTCTTTCTGTGGCAATTAGACACAAAAATAGAGAAGCCACAATGCCTGGCTATCACTGATATTGTACAGAACTAGTATCCTAAACATTCCATTGGTGAAAACTCCCTTCGAACTAcccaatcaattgaaatgtGCCCTAATGAGATCAATGGATTCGCCCACTCTCCATCGTCTCTGAACGTGATCTGCGAGTAACTACAAATACAGGGAACCCTCCAAACATCGATTTACTACCATCCAATACGTTTTCGAGCATACAGCTGATTGTTCACAtacaatatgaatatgacTAAAATTCAAGATGTACATGCATTACATTGTAGATCTAGATGAAAGGAATTCCCACCCATGAGACCTGCCTATACTGCACATACTCGTCTCCAAAGAACTTGATCAACAACGCTTCTTCCCCTTTGATTCTCCTATTGAAAAACATCCACAGAACAAGCGTATATCCGCCAAAACAATAGAAATTTCCCAAAACCATTTGTGTACCCAATCCCCACCAAAAGAATCCAAAATATGAGGGATGGCGCAACCATGCGTATAAACCAGTTGTGACAAGTGTATGAGAACGCGATCGAGTGAACTGAACAATGTGATTAAAGCTCCTGCCAGCCTGTACCATAGCTACGGATCGGATCGTTTGGCCCAGGATTATGAGGACAAGACCGAGAACGAGAATTAAGTTTTGAGTTCGGGAACTGAACAAGGATATGGAAGGGGGAAATTGTAGACCAAAGATGCTGTATGAAGATCCATGGGGGAAAAATGTGTTGGTGATCAGAAATTCGGTGATGGCGGCGCTGTGTGCAATGTTGTATGCGGAACCGTTACCGctgaagagaaaggaggagaTAGATGCTTCGGGGGTATTGTATCTCGCTGTGGTCCAAAACtcgaggaaatggaagattgCGAGAGcggagatgaagaagggGATGCGCCAGAATATCGAATTGGTAACGAAGAAGAGGTAGAAGGTAGCGCACATGGAAATCGTAAGGACGATACCAACGAGAAAAGATCGCAATGCGATTCCAGACAGAGATTTAGGTTGACCGGGAAAGAATTGCTTCTCGAACTGAGTGATAGCTTCGTCAATGCTAGGTATCTCTGCGAATTGTTC is from Botrytis cinerea B05.10 chromosome 16, complete sequence and encodes:
- the Bcste14 gene encoding Bcste14, coding for MSADDTTNAIRGSASAHSSPEQLKSTASTSSATRRRPWDVIQNGGVAPRARVGPNREQFAEIPSIDEAITQFEKQFFPGQPKSLSGIALRSFLVGIVLTISMCATFYLFFVTNSIFWRIPFFISALAIFHFLEFWTTARYNTPEASISSFLFSGNGSAYNIAHSAAITEFLITNTFFPHGSSYSIFGLQFPPSISLFSSRTQNLILVLGLVLIILGQTIRSVAMVQAGRSFNHIVQFTRSRSHTLVTTGLYAWLRHPSYFGFFWWGLGTQMVLGNFYCFGGYTLVLWMFFNRRIKGEEALLIKFFGDEYVQYRQVSWVGIPFI